TAATTCCAAGCTGCACCATCAAAAAACTGCCAATAGCTGCTGTAAGAGAAATAGCCATAGGCGTGTAACCCAGCAGTCCAGCACTTAAACCATTCGTCAGTGCATTGGTTGAAAGTGCAACCCCAAGCACGAGTGCTTCAATAATTCCAATATCCTTTGATTTATCAAAGTCAGCACATTCAGGGTTTTTCAGAATTGAAGAAAGTCCTTTTATCTCACAAACTTCCTTTTCTTCTGCTTGTTGTTTGTGGGATAATGACAACCATATAATTCGTAAACCAATAGCAGATAAGAGAATTACACTCAAAAGCACGGGAAGTATGCCAGGAATTACGGTAGAAACCCATTTCCCGAACAAAATCCCTAAGAAACTAAACAAAAAGCATATAATGCTAATAATGGTATTTGAAAAGACACTAATTCGGATTTTTCTTATTCCATAAGTAATGCCTACGCCTAAGTTATCAAGACTTGATGATAATGCAAAGCCGAGTATAAATAGCCAAGTCATAAGGTCTCCTCTCACATAATATGATTCGTGATTATTTTATGCAATATTGAGGAACTGTGTTACATACCATGAATTATAGGCAAGAACCAATAAAAAATGGCCTTGCGTATAAATTACTATCCAAACCTTGGCTTATGTACCTTCTTTGTAGATCAACTCTCTTCCGATTCATTAACTGGGTCAATTGATTCAGCAGTATCAGCTGTATCAACAGATTCAACAGGTTCTGGTGTTTCTTCAACAATTGCTTTTGTCAGTGTTTTTTCATCTAAAAATTTGTCTTTAAGGACTGTCGCTGTTCCTGCGAAAGCCGCTGTCTTTTCCTCATCTGTCAGCACATCAAGATTAAAGTTAATATTCTGATCCGTTTTTCCAGCATAAGTATTCGCTTTCATCACCTCTGTCATGTCAAATCCCAAGACATCTTTCATTCCTTCCGTGATAGCAGTTAAACTACCAAGAGCCATCTTCGTTACATCTGTTGCACTGCCACCAGCGCCGTCTCCGCCACCAATAATCGTAATCTTGTCAATTTTGCTCATTGGTTCTGCAATTGCTCTTGCTATTTCTGGAAGTTTATCAATAACTATGTCAATAATAGCAGCATCACCATATTTAGCGTATGCATCTGCCTTCTTTTCCATAGCTTCTGCTTCTGCCAGCCCTTTCAGTTTAATTGCCTCCGCTGTAGCTTCTCCTGTTTTCTTAATCATTGCAGCTTCAGCTTCCGCATTTAGTTTCTTGGCTTCTGCATCCGCTTCTGCCGCCTTAACAGTCTTAATCTTATCGGCTTCTGCTTGTAACTCTACTTTTTGCTTTTCAGCTGCAGCAGGGTTTACAACTGTTTCAAGTAGTTCCTTTTGTTTACGCTCCGCTTTTCTCTCTGCAAGTTCGGTGCTTTTAATTGCAGCCGCAATCTCTACTTGAATTTCGGCTTCTTTTACAGATTTCTGTCTTTCTTCTTTTAGAACAGCCGCGTCCATTTCAGTATTAATAACTTCCATATTGGTGATATTTTGTTGGATTTCATAGGAAGCATCGGTTTTAGCCTTAGCTAGCTGTCTCTGCTG
The genomic region above belongs to Aminipila butyrica and contains:
- the ytaF gene encoding sporulation membrane protein YtaF, giving the protein MTWLFILGFALSSSLDNLGVGITYGIRKIRISVFSNTIISIICFLFSFLGILFGKWVSTVIPGILPVLLSVILLSAIGLRIIWLSLSHKQQAEEKEVCEIKGLSSILKNPECADFDKSKDIGIIEALVLGVALSTNALTNGLSAGLLGYTPMAISLTAAIGSFLMVQLGIKAGQKVADIQIGPFQLGQFGTLISGILILLIAIRSFI
- a CDS encoding flotillin family protein, which produces MFNSLIVTVGAVVLGIILIILVILTAWKKVPADKAAVVTGLGKKKVVTAGGVIVIPVLQRIDYISLQNVRFPIAMQDAMTRHGVPINTEGIVVIKVQNTEEAILMAMEQFNDVTPAVTKEKIIDTAKDVSEGKLREIIATLTVEEIYSERDKFASKVLEVAAEQLNVLGLELKSFSIKDISDKNGYLEALGKPQIAGIKRDAQIAEADALRETQIKTSEAKRLGAAAQLEADAKIAEAQKEADVKVLEYEQQRQLAKAKTDASYEIQQNITNMEVINTEMDAAVLKEERQKSVKEAEIQVEIAAAIKSTELAERKAERKQKELLETVVNPAAAEKQKVELQAEADKIKTVKAAEADAEAKKLNAEAEAAMIKKTGEATAEAIKLKGLAEAEAMEKKADAYAKYGDAAIIDIVIDKLPEIARAIAEPMSKIDKITIIGGGDGAGGSATDVTKMALGSLTAITEGMKDVLGFDMTEVMKANTYAGKTDQNINFNLDVLTDEEKTAAFAGTATVLKDKFLDEKTLTKAIVEETPEPVESVDTADTAESIDPVNESEES